In Virgibacillus sp. NKC19-16, a single genomic region encodes these proteins:
- a CDS encoding IDEAL domain-containing protein, whose translation MVTVNMLKPYYIKAEVDYVRVILAYQYFSVLINQKVYQFIPVEAKEIRINRRTRKVENVEAKFAFQKGKEVVYMTISELILLPDFVNQLHSIAEPYYISENTTDRINESAIMIRELENENVKRLIDKALDERDEEAFNTLVRYL comes from the coding sequence GTGGTAACTGTTAACATGCTAAAGCCATATTATATTAAAGCTGAAGTCGATTATGTACGTGTTATTCTGGCATATCAATATTTTTCCGTGTTGATTAATCAAAAGGTATACCAATTTATCCCAGTTGAGGCGAAGGAAATACGTATTAATCGTAGGACAAGAAAAGTTGAAAACGTTGAAGCAAAATTTGCTTTTCAAAAAGGAAAAGAAGTCGTATATATGACCATTTCTGAATTAATTTTACTTCCTGATTTCGTAAATCAACTGCATTCCATCGCCGAGCCTTATTATATAAGTGAAAATACAACTGACCGAATAAATGAAAGCGCAATCATGATTCGTGAATTAGAAAATGAAAATGTGAAACGATTAATCGATAAAGCCTTAGATGAGCGGGATGAAGAAGCGTTCAACACGCTAGTAAGATATTTATAA
- a CDS encoding IDEAL domain-containing protein, translated as MVVTVKEFKPYHIKADSAKLYVIVSPPYFTVYINKEEYQFVPMKAREIIVNRRTKMIENLEAEFAFQKGENIIYIAMSELILMPDFVILLDSIAAPFYIGTTEQINVENEIIIDELERLNKIRLIDKALDERDEDAFYTLLKLL; from the coding sequence ATGGTGGTCACTGTTAAGGAGTTTAAACCCTATCATATTAAAGCCGATTCAGCTAAATTATATGTAATTGTATCACCTCCATATTTCACGGTGTACATAAATAAGGAAGAATATCAGTTTGTTCCAATGAAAGCAAGAGAAATTATCGTTAACCGGAGAACGAAAATGATAGAGAATTTGGAAGCGGAATTTGCTTTTCAAAAAGGCGAGAATATCATTTATATAGCGATGAGCGAGCTCATATTAATGCCTGACTTTGTTATTTTATTAGATTCCATTGCTGCCCCGTTCTATATAGGGACAACAGAACAAATAAATGTAGAAAACGAAATTATTATTGACGAATTAGAACGCTTAAACAAAATACGCTTGATCGATAAAGCGTTAGATGAACGAGATGAAGACGCCTTTTATACATTATTGAAATTACTCTGA
- the aldA gene encoding aldehyde dehydrogenase, which produces MQTHQIYINGKFIDSTSNDTIDIINPSTEEVIAKIKDGTAEDVHKAVDAAKQAQISWEQKPAIERGKIVRKLGEKIEANRKEFIDLLQEEQGKDYDLASGEVDLAIDYFEYMSEWARRMEGEIVPSDRPNENIFMFKKPIGVVGGIVPWNFPVFILARKVATALVTGCSIVLKPSQKTPNTAAKFTKLLDEMDEVPAGVYNFITGTGGKLGNALASHPNVDMISMTGSIDAGTKVMEAAAQSITKVNLELGGKAPAIVTENADIDLAVESIKTSRLANNGQACTNAERIYVQESIADTFIEKLKEAFENTSIADPRESESADMGPLISQDRLEEVENMVREAVSAGGEIVTGGNRPSMDKGYFLEPTIIKNVKQDSKIIQEEIFGPVIPVMTFKTLNEAIEYGNDTEYGLSSSVYTDDLHEAMRVVNELKFGETYVNRENFEAVQGYHAGIRKSGLGGTDGKHGVEDFLITQTVYMQYKK; this is translated from the coding sequence ATGCAAACACATCAAATCTATATTAATGGAAAATTCATAGATTCTACATCTAATGACACAATAGATATTATTAACCCCTCTACCGAAGAAGTGATTGCTAAAATTAAAGACGGCACAGCGGAAGATGTTCATAAAGCAGTCGATGCTGCTAAACAAGCACAAATCAGCTGGGAGCAGAAGCCTGCCATTGAACGGGGCAAAATCGTACGTAAACTCGGTGAAAAGATAGAAGCTAATCGAAAGGAATTTATTGACCTTCTTCAAGAAGAGCAGGGAAAAGACTATGATCTTGCTAGTGGTGAGGTCGATTTAGCGATTGATTATTTCGAGTATATGTCGGAATGGGCACGTCGAATGGAAGGTGAGATTGTTCCAAGTGATCGTCCAAACGAGAATATTTTCATGTTCAAAAAACCGATTGGTGTTGTAGGCGGGATAGTTCCATGGAATTTCCCAGTATTCATTCTTGCACGTAAAGTAGCTACAGCACTGGTAACCGGTTGCTCAATTGTATTAAAACCAAGTCAAAAAACGCCAAACACAGCAGCAAAATTTACAAAATTGCTCGATGAAATGGATGAAGTGCCAGCTGGTGTTTATAATTTCATAACTGGAACCGGCGGGAAATTAGGGAATGCACTTGCATCTCATCCAAATGTCGATATGATTTCCATGACCGGCAGTATTGATGCAGGTACAAAAGTGATGGAAGCTGCCGCTCAGAGTATTACAAAAGTAAATCTGGAGTTAGGCGGAAAAGCACCGGCTATTGTAACCGAAAACGCAGATATTGATTTGGCTGTAGAAAGCATTAAAACATCAAGGCTGGCGAACAATGGACAAGCCTGCACAAATGCTGAACGTATCTATGTTCAGGAATCGATCGCTGATACATTTATTGAAAAACTAAAAGAAGCTTTCGAAAATACGTCCATAGCCGATCCCCGGGAAAGCGAATCTGCTGACATGGGACCGCTTATCAGCCAGGACCGCCTGGAAGAAGTCGAAAACATGGTTAGGGAAGCAGTGAGTGCAGGAGGAGAAATCGTAACTGGCGGAAATCGACCATCCATGGATAAAGGTTATTTCCTGGAGCCTACTATTATTAAGAATGTAAAACAGGATAGCAAAATAATTCAGGAAGAGATTTTCGGCCCGGTTATACCTGTTATGACATTTAAAACGCTAAATGAAGCAATTGAATATGGAAATGACACCGAATATGGATTATCATCATCTGTTTACACAGATGATCTTCATGAGGCGATGCGAGTTGTTAATGAACTAAAATTCGGTGAGACGTACGTGAACCGCGAGAATTTTGAAGCTGTACAGGGTTATCATGCCGGCATACGTAAATCAGGATTAGGTGGTACAGATGGAAAACATGGTGTGGAAGATTTCCTCATCACGCAAACGGTGTATATGCAGTATAAAAAGTAG